A DNA window from Siniperca chuatsi isolate FFG_IHB_CAS linkage group LG6, ASM2008510v1, whole genome shotgun sequence contains the following coding sequences:
- the LOC122877558 gene encoding guanine nucleotide-binding protein G(q) subunit alpha-like isoform X2 yields MTLDSMMACCLSEEAKESKRINAEIEKQLRRDKRDARRELKLLLLGTGESGKSTFIKQMRIIHGSGYTDEDKKGFTKLVYQNIFTSMQAMIRATENLKIPFKYEQNKNNAQVVREVDVEKISSFDQPYISAIKMLWADPGIQEAYDRRREYQLSDSTKYYLSDLDRIAEPSYLPTQQDVLRVRIPTTGIIEYPFDLQSIIFRMVDVGGQRSERRKWIHCFENVTSIMFLVALSEYDQVLVESDNENRMEESKALFRTIITYPWFQNSSVILFLNKKDLLEEKIMYSHLVDYFPEFDGPQRDAQAGREFILKMFVDLNPDSDKIIYSHFTCATDTENIRFVFAAVKDTILQLNLKEYNLV; encoded by the exons ATGACTTTAGACTCCATGATGGCTTGTTGCCTGAGTGAGGAGGCGAAGGAGTCCAAACGAATCAACGCTGAAATCGAGAAACAACTCCGGCGAGACAAGAGAGATGCAAGAAGGGAGCTGAAGCTTCTTCTGCTGG GGACTGGAGAGAGTGGCAAGAGCACCTTCATCAAGCAGATGAGAATAATCCATGGGTCAGGCTACACAGATGAAGATAAGAAGGGCTTCACGAAACTGGTCTACCAGAACATCTTCACCTCAATGCAGGCAATGATCCGTGCAACTGAGAACCTCAAGATCCCGTTCAAGTACGAACAGAACAAG AATAATGCCCAGGTTGTGCGCGAGGTGGACGTGGAGAAGATTTCATCATTCGATCAGCCGTACATCAGCGCGATAAAGATGCTGTGGGCTGACCCTGGCATCCAGGAGGCCTATGATCGCAGGAGAGAGTACCAGCTCTCTGACTCAACCAAATA CTATCTAAGTGATCTGGATCGTATTGCTGAACCGTCCTATCTACCAACCCAACAGGACGTGCTTAGGGTTCGAATCCCAACCACTGGGATCATAGAATACCCTTTCGACTTGCAAAGCATCATTTTCAG GATGGTGGATGtggggggtcagaggtcagagagaaGGAAGTGGATCCACTGCTTTGAGAATGTCACCTCCATCATGTTTCTGGTGGCGCTCAGCGAGTATGACCAGGTCCTGGTGGAGTCGGACAACGAG AATCGTATGGAGGAGAGTAAAGCTCTGTTCAGGACCATCATCACATATCCCTGGTTCCAAAACTCGTCTGTCATCCTCTTCCTAAACAAGAAGGACCTGCTGGAGGAGAAGATCATGTATTCTCACCTGGTTGACTACTTCCCAGAGTTTGAcg GCCCCCAGCGGGATGCCCAAGCAGGTCGTGAGTTCATCTTGAAGATGTTTGTGGACTTGAACCCAGACAGTGACAAGATCATCTACTCCCATTTCACATGCGCCACCGACACGGAGAACATCCGCTTCGTCTTCGCAGCCGTCAAAGACACGATCCTGCAGCTCAACCTCAAAGAATACAACCTGGtgtaa
- the LOC122877558 gene encoding guanine nucleotide-binding protein subunit alpha-11-like isoform X3 has protein sequence MTLDSMMACCLSEEAKESKRINAEIEKQLRRDKRDARRELKLLLLGTGESGKSTFIKQMRIIHGSGYTDEDKKGFTKLVYQNIFTSMQAMIRATENLKIPFKYEQNKNNAQVVREVDVEKISSFDQPYISAIKMLWADPGIQEAYDRRREYQLSDSTKYYHSDLERIASSGYVPTQQDVLRVRVPTTGIIEYPFDLENIIFRMVDVGGQRSERRKWIHCFENVTSIMFLVALSEYDQVLVESDNENRMEESKALFRTIITYPWFQNSSVILFLNKKDLLEEKIMYSHLVDYFPEFDGPQRDAQAGREFILKMFVDLNPDSDKIIYSHFTCATDTENIRFVFAAVKDTILQLNLKEYNLV, from the exons ATGACTTTAGACTCCATGATGGCTTGTTGCCTGAGTGAGGAGGCGAAGGAGTCCAAACGAATCAACGCTGAAATCGAGAAACAACTCCGGCGAGACAAGAGAGATGCAAGAAGGGAGCTGAAGCTTCTTCTGCTGG GGACTGGAGAGAGTGGCAAGAGCACCTTCATCAAGCAGATGAGAATAATCCATGGGTCAGGCTACACAGATGAAGATAAGAAGGGCTTCACGAAACTGGTCTACCAGAACATCTTCACCTCAATGCAGGCAATGATCCGTGCAACTGAGAACCTCAAGATCCCGTTCAAGTACGAACAGAACAAG AATAATGCCCAGGTTGTGCGCGAGGTGGACGTGGAGAAGATTTCATCATTCGATCAGCCGTACATCAGCGCGATAAAGATGCTGTGGGCTGACCCTGGCATCCAGGAGGCCTATGATCGCAGGAGAGAGTACCAGCTCTCTGACTCAACCAAATA TTACCATAGTGATTTAGAACGAATAGCATCATCAGGGTACGTGCCCACTCAGCAGGACGTGCTGCGGGTTCGAGTGCCTACCACCGGCATCATTGAGTACCCATTTGACCTGGAGAATATTATCTTCAG GATGGTGGATGtggggggtcagaggtcagagagaaGGAAGTGGATCCACTGCTTTGAGAATGTCACCTCCATCATGTTTCTGGTGGCGCTCAGCGAGTATGACCAGGTCCTGGTGGAGTCGGACAACGAG AATCGTATGGAGGAGAGTAAAGCTCTGTTCAGGACCATCATCACATATCCCTGGTTCCAAAACTCGTCTGTCATCCTCTTCCTAAACAAGAAGGACCTGCTGGAGGAGAAGATCATGTATTCTCACCTGGTTGACTACTTCCCAGAGTTTGAcg GCCCCCAGCGGGATGCCCAAGCAGGTCGTGAGTTCATCTTGAAGATGTTTGTGGACTTGAACCCAGACAGTGACAAGATCATCTACTCCCATTTCACATGCGCCACCGACACGGAGAACATCCGCTTCGTCTTCGCAGCCGTCAAAGACACGATCCTGCAGCTCAACCTCAAAGAATACAACCTGGtgtaa
- the LOC122877558 gene encoding guanine nucleotide-binding protein G(q) subunit alpha-like isoform X1 → MTLDSMMACCLSEEAKESKRINAEIEKQLRRDKRDARRELKLLLLGTGESGKSTFIKQMRIIHGSGYTDEDKKGFTKLVYQNIFTSMQAMIRATENLKIPFKYEQNKNNAQVVREVDVEKISSFDQPYISAIKMLWADPGIQEAYDRRREYQLSDSTKYYHSDLERIASSGYVPTQQDVLRVRVPTTGIIEYPFDLENIIFSYLSDLDRIAEPSYLPTQQDVLRVRIPTTGIIEYPFDLQSIIFRMVDVGGQRSERRKWIHCFENVTSIMFLVALSEYDQVLVESDNENRMEESKALFRTIITYPWFQNSSVILFLNKKDLLEEKIMYSHLVDYFPEFDGPQRDAQAGREFILKMFVDLNPDSDKIIYSHFTCATDTENIRFVFAAVKDTILQLNLKEYNLV, encoded by the exons ATGACTTTAGACTCCATGATGGCTTGTTGCCTGAGTGAGGAGGCGAAGGAGTCCAAACGAATCAACGCTGAAATCGAGAAACAACTCCGGCGAGACAAGAGAGATGCAAGAAGGGAGCTGAAGCTTCTTCTGCTGG GGACTGGAGAGAGTGGCAAGAGCACCTTCATCAAGCAGATGAGAATAATCCATGGGTCAGGCTACACAGATGAAGATAAGAAGGGCTTCACGAAACTGGTCTACCAGAACATCTTCACCTCAATGCAGGCAATGATCCGTGCAACTGAGAACCTCAAGATCCCGTTCAAGTACGAACAGAACAAG AATAATGCCCAGGTTGTGCGCGAGGTGGACGTGGAGAAGATTTCATCATTCGATCAGCCGTACATCAGCGCGATAAAGATGCTGTGGGCTGACCCTGGCATCCAGGAGGCCTATGATCGCAGGAGAGAGTACCAGCTCTCTGACTCAACCAAATA TTACCATAGTGATTTAGAACGAATAGCATCATCAGGGTACGTGCCCACTCAGCAGGACGTGCTGCGGGTTCGAGTGCCTACCACCGGCATCATTGAGTACCCATTTGACCTGGAGAATATTATCTTCAG CTATCTAAGTGATCTGGATCGTATTGCTGAACCGTCCTATCTACCAACCCAACAGGACGTGCTTAGGGTTCGAATCCCAACCACTGGGATCATAGAATACCCTTTCGACTTGCAAAGCATCATTTTCAG GATGGTGGATGtggggggtcagaggtcagagagaaGGAAGTGGATCCACTGCTTTGAGAATGTCACCTCCATCATGTTTCTGGTGGCGCTCAGCGAGTATGACCAGGTCCTGGTGGAGTCGGACAACGAG AATCGTATGGAGGAGAGTAAAGCTCTGTTCAGGACCATCATCACATATCCCTGGTTCCAAAACTCGTCTGTCATCCTCTTCCTAAACAAGAAGGACCTGCTGGAGGAGAAGATCATGTATTCTCACCTGGTTGACTACTTCCCAGAGTTTGAcg GCCCCCAGCGGGATGCCCAAGCAGGTCGTGAGTTCATCTTGAAGATGTTTGTGGACTTGAACCCAGACAGTGACAAGATCATCTACTCCCATTTCACATGCGCCACCGACACGGAGAACATCCGCTTCGTCTTCGCAGCCGTCAAAGACACGATCCTGCAGCTCAACCTCAAAGAATACAACCTGGtgtaa